The Streptomyces pactum genome contains a region encoding:
- a CDS encoding biotin-dependent carboxyltransferase family protein, which produces MTDRALAVVRAGALTTVQDRGRPGHAHLGVPRSGALDAPAAALVLRLVGCPPDAAVLETTLTGCALRPRCAVAVAVGGAPCPVTVDGRPVPWGAPVGVPAGALLNVGAADSGVRSYVAVSGGILVEPVLGSRSTDLLSGLGPPPLADGVVLPLGRPRGRHARVDVAPQPAPPSELVLRVTPGPRADWFTPEAVRTFTSRAYRVSSASNRIGLRVDGPALQRARSGELPSEGMVLGAVQVPPDGRPVVFLADHPTTGGYPVIGVVRTADLPAAAQAAPGTPVRFVAVRRR; this is translated from the coding sequence ATGACGGACCGTGCGCTCGCCGTCGTCCGGGCCGGGGCCCTGACCACCGTCCAGGACCGGGGCCGGCCCGGCCACGCGCACCTCGGCGTCCCCCGCTCCGGCGCGCTCGACGCGCCCGCGGCGGCGCTGGTCCTCCGGCTGGTCGGCTGCCCGCCCGACGCCGCGGTCCTGGAGACCACGCTCACCGGCTGCGCCCTGCGGCCGCGGTGCGCGGTGGCGGTGGCGGTCGGCGGCGCCCCCTGCCCGGTGACGGTGGACGGACGGCCGGTGCCCTGGGGGGCGCCGGTCGGTGTGCCGGCCGGCGCCCTGCTGAACGTCGGAGCGGCCGACTCCGGCGTCCGCAGCTATGTGGCCGTCTCCGGCGGCATCCTCGTCGAGCCGGTCCTCGGCAGCCGCTCCACCGACCTGCTGTCCGGCCTCGGCCCACCGCCCCTCGCCGACGGCGTGGTGCTGCCCCTGGGGCGACCGCGCGGGCGGCACGCGCGCGTGGACGTCGCCCCGCAGCCGGCGCCTCCGTCGGAGCTGGTCCTGCGGGTGACGCCGGGCCCGCGCGCCGACTGGTTCACGCCGGAGGCGGTACGGACGTTCACCTCGCGCGCGTACCGGGTGTCGTCCGCGAGCAACCGCATCGGACTGCGCGTGGACGGACCGGCACTGCAACGCGCCCGCTCCGGCGAACTCCCCAGTGAGGGGATGGTGCTGGGCGCGGTTCAGGTGCCGCCCGACGGCAGACCGGTCGTGTTCCTGGCCGACCATCCGACGACCGGCGGCTACCCGGTGATCGGTGTGGTCCGCACCGCCGACCTCCCGGCGGCGGCCCAGGCGGCACCCGGGACACCGGTGCGTTTCGTGGCCGTACGCAGGCGCTGA
- a CDS encoding 5-oxoprolinase subunit B family protein: MNVLPVGDDALLVEVSSGEEAEALHADLLRRRAEGTLVAREIVPAARTVLLDGLADPARPASELAAADVPPAAPRAGRVVEIPVRYDGPDLADVAAHWGVAEDEVGRVHAGTEFHVAFCGFAPGFGYLTGLPARYDVPRRDTPRTAVPAGSVALAGPYTGVYPRSSPGGWQLIGSTDAVLWDHTRVPAALLSPGTRVRFVPRGPRCGHQGGP; the protein is encoded by the coding sequence ATGAACGTCCTGCCGGTCGGTGACGACGCCCTGCTCGTCGAGGTCTCCTCGGGCGAGGAGGCCGAGGCACTGCACGCGGATCTGCTGCGGCGCCGCGCGGAGGGCACGCTCGTGGCCCGGGAGATCGTCCCGGCGGCCCGCACCGTCCTCCTCGACGGCCTCGCCGACCCGGCCCGGCCGGCCTCGGAACTGGCCGCCGCCGACGTGCCGCCCGCTGCCCCGCGCGCGGGTCGCGTCGTCGAGATCCCGGTCCGCTACGACGGTCCGGACCTGGCTGATGTCGCCGCGCACTGGGGGGTGGCGGAGGACGAGGTGGGCCGCGTCCACGCGGGTACCGAGTTCCACGTCGCCTTCTGCGGGTTCGCGCCCGGATTCGGGTACCTCACCGGTCTGCCCGCGCGCTACGACGTCCCGCGCCGGGACACCCCGCGCACGGCGGTACCGGCCGGTTCGGTGGCACTGGCGGGTCCGTACACCGGCGTGTACCCGCGCTCGTCGCCGGGCGGCTGGCAGTTGATCGGCAGCACGGACGCCGTGCTGTGGGACCACACGCGCGTTCCCGCGGCGCTGCTGTCGCCCGGCACGCGCGTGCGGTTCGTCCCGCGCGGACCCCGGTGCGGGCATCAGGGGGGTCCATGA
- a CDS encoding LamB/YcsF family protein, translating into MTSIDLNADLGEGFGRWRLTDDEGLLTVVTSANVACGFHAGDPATMRRVCELAAQRGVTVGAQVSYRDLAGFGRRAMDVPPAELAAEVAYQIGALEVFARAAGTRVAYVKPHGALYNRVVRDEEQAAAVVDGVLLAGGALPVLGLPGSRVLELAGRAGLPVVTEAFADRAYTDEGTLVPRGREGSVVADPDAVVERSVGLAVSGTVTALSGARVEVRARSLCVHGDTSGAVELARRIHKRLAASGVRVEAFA; encoded by the coding sequence ATGACCTCGATCGACCTCAACGCCGACCTCGGCGAGGGTTTCGGCCGCTGGCGCCTCACCGACGACGAGGGCCTGCTCACGGTCGTCACCAGCGCCAACGTGGCGTGCGGGTTCCATGCCGGGGACCCGGCCACCATGCGACGGGTGTGCGAGCTGGCGGCCCAGCGGGGTGTGACGGTCGGCGCCCAGGTCTCCTACCGGGACCTGGCCGGTTTCGGGCGGCGCGCGATGGACGTGCCGCCCGCCGAGCTGGCGGCCGAGGTGGCCTACCAGATCGGCGCCCTGGAGGTGTTCGCGCGCGCGGCCGGCACACGCGTGGCGTACGTCAAACCGCACGGTGCCCTGTACAACCGGGTGGTGCGGGACGAGGAGCAGGCCGCGGCGGTCGTCGACGGTGTGCTCCTCGCGGGCGGTGCGCTGCCCGTGCTCGGGCTGCCCGGCTCACGCGTGCTGGAACTGGCCGGCCGGGCCGGGCTGCCGGTCGTCACCGAGGCGTTCGCCGACCGCGCCTACACCGACGAGGGCACACTGGTGCCGCGCGGCCGGGAGGGCTCCGTGGTCGCCGACCCGGACGCCGTCGTGGAGCGCTCGGTTGGCCTGGCCGTCTCCGGCACGGTCACCGCGCTCTCCGGGGCGCGTGTCGAGGTCCGGGCCCGCTCCCTGTGCGTGCACGGCGACACGTCCGGCGCGGTGGAACTGGCCCGCCGGATCCACAAGCGGCTGGCGGCGTCGGGCGTCCGCGTGGAGGCCTTCGCATGA
- a CDS encoding putative hydro-lyase, producing MKHSHPVPEDRPIALADEHARAWSPKTARSRFREGLSGPTAGIAAGHTQANLISVPADWAYDMLLFCARNPKPCPVLDVTDAGSWTTALADGADLRTDLPRYRVWRDGELVDEPTDVRAHWRDDLVSFLIGCSFTFEWALTAAGVPIRHVEQGRNVPMYVTTRQCRPAGRLHGPMVVSMRPVPPAHLSAAIRETSLLPAVHGSPVHCGDPSALGIDDPGRPDFGDPVDGEPDDIPVFWACGVTPQAAVMTSRPPFALTHAPGQMFVTDARDEQYRVL from the coding sequence GTGAAGCACTCGCATCCCGTGCCCGAGGACCGTCCCATCGCTCTCGCCGACGAGCACGCGCGCGCGTGGAGCCCGAAAACGGCCCGCTCCCGCTTCCGGGAGGGGTTGTCCGGCCCCACGGCCGGGATCGCGGCCGGCCACACCCAGGCCAACCTGATCTCGGTGCCCGCCGACTGGGCCTACGACATGCTGTTGTTCTGCGCCCGCAACCCGAAGCCCTGCCCGGTCCTCGACGTCACGGACGCCGGGTCCTGGACCACCGCGCTCGCCGACGGCGCCGACCTGCGCACCGATCTGCCGCGCTACCGGGTGTGGCGGGACGGCGAGCTGGTGGACGAGCCGACGGACGTACGCGCGCACTGGCGGGACGACCTGGTGTCGTTCCTGATCGGCTGCAGCTTCACCTTCGAGTGGGCGCTGACCGCGGCGGGCGTCCCGATCCGCCACGTCGAGCAGGGGCGCAACGTCCCGATGTACGTCACCACGCGGCAGTGCCGTCCGGCCGGACGGCTGCACGGGCCGATGGTGGTGTCCATGCGCCCGGTGCCGCCCGCTCACCTGTCGGCGGCGATCCGCGAGACCAGCCTGCTCCCGGCGGTGCACGGGAGCCCGGTGCACTGCGGCGATCCGTCGGCGCTCGGCATCGACGACCCCGGCCGCCCGGACTTCGGCGACCCGGTGGACGGCGAGCCGGACGACATCCCGGTGTTCTGGGCCTGCGGCGTGACCCCGCAGGCAGCGGTCATGACCTCGCGCCCGCCCTTCGCCCTCACCCACGCGCCGGGGCAGATGTTCGTCACCGACGCACGGGACGAGCAGTACCGCGTCCTCTGA
- a CDS encoding MFS transporter: MSTTPPPQAPPTRTRPPHAGEHPSDDGPFGWLRALGPRGRRAFGGAFGGYALDSYDYFTLPLTMVALAAYFGLDSGQTGLLTTVTLVVSAVGGALAGVLADRVGRVKALLLTVITYAVFTVACGFAPNYETLLVFRALQGLGFGGEWAVGAILVAEYASAKNRGRTLGAVQSSWAVGWALAVVVYTLVFSLVGDDLAWRVMFWTGALPALLVVWVRRSVHDAPKAAEAREKGAGKGSFAAIFKPGTAGTPGLLRVTLFASLLSTGVQGGYYTLATWVPTYLKDERDLSVVGTGGYLTFLISGAFIGYLTGGHLTDRLGRKRNIWLFALLSALCILAYANIPSGANTLLLVLGFPLGFCMSAIFSGFGSYLSELYPTAVRGAGQGFTYNTGRAVGAVFPTTVGFLTDSWGVGGALVFGAIGYGIAALALLGLPETRGRELA, encoded by the coding sequence ATGAGCACAACCCCTCCGCCGCAGGCCCCGCCCACGCGAACCCGTCCTCCCCACGCGGGTGAACACCCCTCGGACGACGGCCCGTTCGGCTGGCTGCGCGCCCTCGGCCCGCGCGGGCGCCGCGCCTTCGGCGGCGCGTTCGGCGGCTACGCGCTCGACTCGTACGACTACTTCACACTCCCGCTGACGATGGTCGCGCTGGCCGCGTACTTCGGCCTGGACAGCGGCCAGACGGGCCTGCTCACCACGGTCACTCTGGTGGTCTCGGCGGTCGGTGGCGCGCTCGCGGGCGTTCTGGCGGACCGCGTCGGCCGGGTCAAGGCGCTGCTGCTCACCGTGATCACCTACGCCGTGTTCACGGTGGCCTGCGGTTTCGCACCCAACTACGAGACGCTGCTGGTCTTCCGTGCCCTGCAGGGCCTCGGCTTCGGCGGCGAGTGGGCGGTCGGCGCGATCCTGGTCGCCGAGTACGCGAGCGCCAAGAACCGCGGTCGCACGCTCGGTGCGGTCCAGAGCTCCTGGGCCGTGGGCTGGGCCCTCGCCGTGGTCGTGTACACGCTGGTGTTCTCGCTCGTCGGAGACGATCTGGCCTGGCGCGTCATGTTCTGGACCGGCGCGCTGCCCGCGCTGCTCGTCGTCTGGGTGCGGCGCAGCGTCCACGACGCGCCCAAAGCCGCCGAGGCCCGCGAGAAGGGCGCCGGGAAGGGCTCGTTCGCGGCGATCTTCAAGCCGGGCACCGCGGGCACCCCGGGCCTGCTGCGCGTCACGCTCTTCGCGAGCCTGCTCTCCACCGGCGTCCAGGGCGGCTACTACACCCTCGCCACCTGGGTGCCGACCTATCTGAAGGACGAACGCGACCTGTCGGTCGTCGGCACCGGCGGCTATCTGACCTTCCTGATCTCGGGCGCCTTCATCGGCTACCTCACCGGCGGCCACCTCACCGACCGGCTCGGCCGCAAGCGCAACATCTGGCTCTTCGCGCTGCTGTCGGCGCTCTGCATCCTGGCGTACGCGAACATCCCGAGCGGCGCCAACACCCTGCTCCTGGTGCTCGGTTTCCCGCTCGGCTTCTGCATGTCGGCGATCTTCAGCGGCTTCGGTTCGTACCTGAGCGAGCTGTACCCCACGGCCGTGCGCGGTGCCGGCCAGGGCTTCACGTACAACACCGGACGCGCCGTGGGCGCCGTCTTCCCCACCACGGTCGGCTTCCTGACCGATAGCTGGGGTGTGGGCGGCGCGCTGGTCTTCGGCGCCATCGGTTACGGCATCGCGGCGCTGGCGCTGCTGGGGCTGCCGGAGACACGCGGAAGGGAACTGGCGTGA
- a CDS encoding GntR family transcriptional regulator: MAEQLTGLADDRALLGRTSTAERVSDILRSRIAEGYFPPGTRLSEDSIGGALGVSRNTLRESFRLLTHERLLVHELNRGVFVRVLTVEDVEDIYRTRALVECAVVRGLGEPPYDLEGLAGAVEDGRRAAREGDWKGVGTANIHFHRELVALAGSERTDELMRSVFAELRLAFHVVDDPRCLHEPYIARNADILAALETGERKAAERLLAVYLENSLKRIVEVYLRRVGDEG; encoded by the coding sequence ATGGCAGAGCAGTTGACGGGACTGGCCGACGACCGTGCCCTCCTCGGGCGCACCAGCACCGCCGAGCGGGTCTCGGACATCCTCAGGAGCCGGATCGCCGAGGGCTACTTCCCACCCGGGACCCGCCTGTCGGAGGACAGCATCGGCGGTGCGCTCGGCGTCTCCCGCAACACGCTGCGCGAGTCGTTCCGGCTGCTCACCCACGAACGCCTGCTCGTCCACGAACTGAACCGGGGCGTCTTCGTCCGCGTCCTGACCGTCGAGGACGTCGAGGACATCTACCGCACCCGCGCCCTCGTCGAATGCGCCGTCGTCCGGGGCCTCGGAGAGCCGCCGTACGACCTGGAAGGACTCGCCGGGGCCGTGGAGGACGGGCGGCGGGCGGCCCGCGAAGGTGACTGGAAAGGTGTGGGTACCGCCAACATCCACTTCCACCGGGAACTGGTCGCCCTCGCCGGCAGCGAACGCACCGACGAGCTGATGCGCAGCGTCTTCGCCGAACTGCGCCTCGCCTTCCACGTCGTGGACGACCCGAGGTGTCTGCACGAGCCGTACATCGCGCGGAACGCCGACATCCTCGCCGCCCTGGAGACCGGCGAGCGGAAGGCGGCGGAGCGGCTGCTCGCGGTCTACCTCGAGAACTCGCTGAAGCGGATCGTGGAGGTCTACCTGCGGCGGGTCGGGGACGAGGGATAG
- a CDS encoding aromatic ring-hydroxylating oxygenase subunit alpha: protein MTTTPLSPSLIATLPGHYYTDPEVFRQEQRHVFESMWFCAVRGADLDRPGAFRTVQVGSESVVITRNRAGELRAFLNICRHRGARLCVADSGEVRRSLQCPYHAWTYDLDGRLVAAPGLTRMPDVDRSAYGLVGVALREWLGYAWVCLAEAPPSFEETVRGAVVERLGDPAAIERYGTENLALGRRVRYDVRANWKLIVENFMECYHCATIHPELTDVLPEFADGYAAQYYVGHGAEFGEEVRGFTVDGSEGLGRLPEVSQDQDRRYYAVTVKPTVFVNLVPDHVILHRMFPLAEDRTVVECDWLYAPEVVASGADLSKSVELFHRVNTQDFEACERTQPAMASRAYRAGGVLVPTEHHIGIFHEWLLERLAGPGGGAGLGG, encoded by the coding sequence GTGACGACGACTCCCCTGTCCCCCAGCCTCATCGCGACCCTGCCGGGCCATTACTACACCGACCCGGAGGTCTTCCGTCAGGAACAGCGGCACGTCTTCGAGTCGATGTGGTTCTGTGCCGTCCGCGGCGCCGACCTGGACCGGCCCGGCGCCTTCCGCACCGTGCAGGTCGGGAGCGAGAGCGTCGTCATCACGCGTAACCGCGCGGGTGAGCTGCGCGCCTTCCTCAACATCTGCCGGCACCGCGGAGCCCGGCTCTGTGTGGCGGACTCCGGCGAGGTGCGCCGCAGCCTCCAGTGTCCGTACCACGCGTGGACGTACGACCTCGACGGCAGGCTGGTCGCCGCGCCCGGCCTGACGCGGATGCCGGACGTCGACCGTTCGGCGTACGGCCTGGTCGGGGTGGCCCTGCGCGAGTGGCTCGGCTACGCCTGGGTGTGCCTGGCCGAGGCGCCGCCCTCCTTCGAGGAGACGGTGCGGGGCGCGGTCGTCGAACGGCTCGGAGACCCGGCCGCGATCGAGCGGTACGGGACGGAGAACCTGGCGCTCGGGCGGCGCGTCAGGTACGACGTGCGGGCGAACTGGAAGCTGATCGTCGAAAACTTCATGGAGTGCTACCACTGCGCCACCATCCACCCCGAACTCACCGACGTGCTGCCGGAGTTCGCCGACGGCTACGCGGCCCAGTACTACGTGGGCCACGGCGCCGAGTTCGGCGAGGAGGTGCGGGGCTTCACGGTCGACGGCAGCGAGGGCCTCGGCAGGCTGCCCGAGGTGTCTCAGGACCAGGACCGCCGCTACTACGCCGTCACCGTCAAGCCGACGGTCTTCGTCAACCTCGTGCCCGACCACGTGATCCTGCACCGCATGTTCCCGCTCGCCGAGGACCGCACGGTCGTCGAGTGCGACTGGCTGTACGCACCCGAGGTCGTGGCGTCCGGGGCCGACCTGTCGAAGTCGGTCGAGCTGTTCCACCGGGTCAACACGCAGGACTTCGAGGCGTGCGAGCGGACCCAGCCCGCCATGGCGTCGCGGGCCTACCGTGCGGGCGGGGTCCTCGTGCCGACCGAGCACCACATCGGGATCTTCCACGAGTGGCTGCTGGAACGGCTCGCCGGCCCCGGCGGCGGGGCCGGGCTAGGCGGGTGA
- the solA gene encoding N-methyl-L-tryptophan oxidase, protein MSPTYDVIVIGLGGMGSAAVHHLSARGARVLGLEKFGPVHNRGSSHGGSRVTRQSYFEDPAYVPLLLRAYELYEDLERATGRDIALLCGGVMVGRPDSWTVSGSLRSAREWDLPHEILDAREIRRRFPTLTPADDEVALHEAKAGLLRPENTVAAHLQLATRQDADLHFDEPMTRWEPYRDGVRVHTAENTYTASQLVVCPGAWAPRLLTDLGVPFTVERQVMYWFQPRNGTRPFLPANQPIYVWEDAAGVQVYGFPAIDGPDHGAKVAFFRKGRATTPETIDRTVHDHEVEAMAAHMSGRVPDLPGTFLKAATCMYTTTPDEHFVIARHPAHPGSVTVACGFSGHGFKFTPVVGEILADLALTGATAHPIGLFDPARPHPRLRPSGGTPTAAAPARGART, encoded by the coding sequence ATGTCCCCCACCTACGACGTGATCGTCATCGGGCTCGGCGGCATGGGCAGCGCCGCCGTCCACCATCTGTCCGCGCGGGGCGCCCGCGTACTTGGTCTGGAGAAGTTCGGCCCGGTGCACAACCGGGGCTCCAGCCACGGCGGCTCCCGGGTCACCCGGCAGTCGTACTTCGAGGACCCGGCGTACGTACCTCTCCTCCTGCGGGCCTACGAGCTGTACGAGGACCTGGAGCGGGCCACCGGCCGGGACATCGCCCTGCTCTGCGGCGGGGTGATGGTCGGCCGGCCCGACTCGTGGACCGTCTCCGGCTCGCTGCGCTCGGCACGCGAGTGGGACCTGCCGCACGAGATCCTGGACGCCAGGGAGATCCGCCGCCGTTTCCCGACGCTCACGCCGGCGGACGACGAGGTCGCGCTCCACGAGGCCAAGGCCGGTCTCCTGCGCCCCGAGAACACGGTCGCGGCCCACCTCCAGCTCGCCACCCGGCAGGACGCCGACCTGCACTTCGACGAGCCGATGACACGGTGGGAGCCGTACCGGGACGGCGTGCGGGTGCACACCGCCGAGAACACCTACACCGCCTCCCAACTGGTCGTCTGCCCGGGCGCCTGGGCACCGCGGCTGCTGACGGACCTGGGGGTGCCCTTCACGGTCGAGCGGCAGGTCATGTACTGGTTCCAGCCGAGGAACGGCACCCGGCCCTTCCTCCCCGCCAACCAGCCGATCTACGTCTGGGAGGACGCGGCCGGCGTCCAGGTCTACGGCTTCCCGGCCATCGACGGTCCCGATCACGGTGCCAAGGTCGCCTTCTTCCGCAAGGGGCGGGCCACCACCCCGGAGACCATCGACCGGACCGTGCACGACCACGAGGTGGAGGCGATGGCCGCGCACATGTCCGGCCGTGTCCCGGACCTGCCCGGGACCTTCCTCAAGGCCGCGACCTGTATGTACACCACCACGCCGGACGAGCACTTCGTCATCGCGCGGCACCCCGCGCACCCCGGCTCGGTGACCGTGGCCTGCGGCTTCTCCGGGCACGGCTTCAAGTTCACGCCCGTCGTGGGCGAGATCCTCGCCGACCTGGCCCTGACCGGCGCCACCGCCCACCCCATCGGTCTGTTCGACCCTGCCCGCCCCCACCCTCGGCTCCGCCCGAGCGGGGGGACCCCCACCGCCGCCGCGCCCGCCCGAGGAGCACGCACGTGA
- a CDS encoding GcvT family protein, translated as MSTHGTLPSHDSRPSPRVVVIGAGIVGCSLADELTALGWSDVTVLEQGPLPAPGGSTSHAPGLVFRTSPSKTLTEFARYTVEKFTSLEADGVPCFQPVGGLELATTPERLADLHRRAGHAAAWGVRGEIVGPARCKQLWPLLDESVVLGGFHTPEDGLARALHASRAQLDRATARGARFLDRHTVTGIERRDGRVTGVVTDRGTFPADHVVSAAGFWGPVVGGMAGVDVPLQPLAHQYARTGPLPELSGATAEASKPILRFQDRDLYFREHTDRLGIGSYAHRPLPVDPFDVPAYDEARDRNMEMPSSYPFTPDDWAPSWEDCRRLMPALRAACIETGFNGVFSFTPDGMPVLGESRALRGFWLAEAVWVTHSAGVAKAVAEWMVNGRPSLDVHECDITRFEEAQRSPAYIRERGSQQFVEVYDVLHPLQPIEGPRPLRVSPFHARQQQLGAYFLEGGGWERPHWYEANAGLAEGLRLPGRDAWSARHWSPVAAAEALATRERVALYDMTPLRRLEVTGPGALDFLDRMTTNNLRKKPGAVTYTLLLDETGGIRSDLTVARLGPDRFQVGANSPADLDHLSRHAPGGVHIRDTTSGTCCVGVWGPLARDLVQPLTPDDFSHEAFGYFRAKETYVGHVPVTAMRLSYVGELGWELYTSADVGLRLWDTLWEAGRDLGVIAAGRSAFNSLRLEKGYRAWGTDMTDEHNPYEAGVGFAVRADKADFVGRAALRRAGEPARRLTALLLDDPAAVVLGKEPVHVDGTPSGYVTSAAYGYTLGRCVAYAWLPAGLATGTGVHVEYFGEKVPATVADEPLFDPKMTRIRR; from the coding sequence GTGAGCACCCACGGCACCCTCCCCTCCCACGACTCCCGCCCCTCCCCCCGCGTGGTCGTCATCGGCGCCGGCATCGTCGGCTGCTCGCTCGCCGACGAGCTGACCGCCCTCGGCTGGAGCGACGTCACCGTCCTCGAGCAGGGCCCGCTGCCCGCCCCCGGCGGCTCCACCTCGCACGCGCCCGGCCTCGTCTTCCGGACCAGCCCCTCCAAGACGCTCACCGAGTTCGCCCGGTACACCGTCGAGAAGTTCACCTCCCTCGAAGCGGACGGCGTGCCGTGCTTCCAGCCGGTCGGCGGCCTGGAGCTGGCCACCACCCCGGAACGCCTCGCCGACCTGCACCGCAGGGCCGGTCACGCCGCCGCCTGGGGCGTGCGCGGCGAGATCGTCGGCCCCGCCCGCTGCAAGCAACTCTGGCCGCTCCTCGACGAGTCGGTGGTGCTCGGCGGCTTCCACACGCCCGAGGACGGCCTGGCCCGTGCCCTGCACGCGTCCCGCGCCCAGCTCGACCGCGCCACCGCGCGGGGCGCCCGCTTCCTGGACCGGCACACGGTCACCGGTATCGAGCGGCGGGACGGCAGGGTCACGGGGGTCGTCACCGACCGGGGTACCTTCCCGGCCGACCACGTGGTCTCCGCGGCCGGTTTCTGGGGGCCGGTCGTCGGCGGCATGGCGGGGGTCGACGTCCCCCTGCAACCGCTCGCCCACCAGTACGCGAGGACCGGACCGCTGCCGGAGCTGAGCGGCGCCACCGCGGAGGCGTCGAAGCCGATCCTCCGCTTTCAGGACCGCGACCTGTACTTCCGCGAGCACACCGACCGCCTCGGTATCGGCTCCTACGCCCACCGCCCGCTGCCCGTCGACCCGTTCGACGTCCCCGCCTACGACGAGGCCCGCGACCGGAACATGGAGATGCCCTCGTCCTACCCCTTCACCCCGGACGACTGGGCCCCGAGCTGGGAGGACTGCCGGCGGCTGATGCCCGCCCTGCGGGCGGCCTGCATCGAGACGGGCTTCAACGGTGTCTTCTCCTTCACCCCGGACGGCATGCCGGTCCTCGGCGAGTCCCGGGCGCTGCGGGGTTTCTGGCTGGCGGAGGCCGTCTGGGTCACCCACTCGGCCGGTGTCGCCAAGGCCGTCGCCGAGTGGATGGTGAACGGGCGGCCGTCGCTGGACGTGCACGAGTGCGACATCACGCGCTTCGAAGAAGCGCAGCGTTCACCGGCGTACATCCGTGAGCGCGGTTCACAGCAGTTCGTCGAGGTGTACGACGTCCTCCACCCCCTGCAGCCGATTGAGGGGCCACGCCCGCTCAGGGTGAGCCCCTTCCACGCACGGCAGCAGCAACTCGGCGCGTACTTCCTGGAGGGCGGCGGCTGGGAGCGCCCGCACTGGTACGAGGCCAACGCCGGACTCGCCGAAGGCCTGCGCCTCCCCGGCCGCGACGCCTGGTCCGCCCGTCACTGGTCCCCCGTCGCGGCGGCCGAGGCGCTGGCCACCCGTGAGAGGGTCGCCCTGTACGACATGACCCCGCTGCGCCGGCTGGAGGTCACCGGTCCCGGAGCCCTCGACTTCCTCGACCGCATGACCACCAACAACCTCCGCAAGAAGCCCGGCGCGGTCACCTACACGCTCCTCCTCGACGAGACCGGAGGCATCCGCTCCGACCTCACCGTGGCCCGTCTCGGCCCCGACCGCTTCCAGGTCGGCGCCAACTCCCCCGCCGACCTCGACCACCTGTCGCGCCACGCGCCCGGCGGTGTCCACATCAGGGACACGACCTCCGGCACCTGCTGCGTCGGCGTCTGGGGCCCGCTCGCCCGCGACCTCGTCCAGCCGCTGACCCCGGACGACTTCTCGCACGAGGCGTTCGGCTACTTCCGCGCCAAGGAGACGTACGTCGGCCACGTACCCGTCACGGCCATGCGCCTGAGCTACGTCGGTGAACTCGGCTGGGAGCTGTACACCAGCGCCGATGTGGGGCTGAGGCTCTGGGACACGCTGTGGGAGGCCGGCCGGGACCTGGGCGTGATCGCGGCCGGGCGGTCCGCCTTCAACTCGCTGCGGCTGGAGAAGGGGTACCGGGCCTGGGGCACCGACATGACCGACGAGCACAACCCGTACGAGGCGGGCGTCGGTTTCGCGGTCCGCGCGGACAAGGCGGACTTCGTCGGCAGGGCCGCGCTGCGGCGCGCGGGCGAACCGGCCCGGCGCCTCACGGCCCTCCTCCTCGACGACCCGGCCGCCGTGGTCCTGGGCAAGGAACCGGTCCACGTGGACGGCACGCCCTCCGGCTACGTGACCAGCGCCGCGTACGGCTACACGCTCGGCCGCTGTGTCGCGTACGCCTGGCTCCCGGCCGGACTGGCCACCGGCACCGGCGTGCACGTGGAGTACTTCGGCGAGAAGGTGCCCGCCACCGTCGCCGACGAGCCGCTGTTCGACCCGAAGATGACCCGCATCCGCCGCTAG